The proteins below come from a single Nocardioides eburneiflavus genomic window:
- a CDS encoding FecCD family ABC transporter permease, giving the protein MTALVPTREDVLRPPGGGRGRRPALPVSVAISVVALAGAGVLSLVVGARAVPLEAVWDTGHPLHAIVEARLDRTLLGLAVGAALGLAGALMQGLTRNPLADPGILGVNAGATFAMVVGMTTFGLTGMVAYLPLAFVGAAVAAAAVHGIASLGRDGATPMKLAITGAALSAGLASWTTGLLLADRKTMESFRFWQVGTVGGRGPDVLLTGLPLLLVGALLALAGARLLDTLALGDDLARGLGRHTTRDRLVVALAIVLLAGTATALAGPIAFVGLVVPHVVRTLVGPDHRRVLPFSLVGGAVLVVVADTVGRIVLPPSEVQVGIMAAVVGVPFFIALIRRTGRAL; this is encoded by the coding sequence ATGACCGCCCTCGTCCCGACGCGGGAGGACGTCCTCAGGCCCCCGGGGGGAGGCCGCGGGCGTCGTCCCGCCCTGCCGGTCAGCGTCGCGATCTCGGTCGTGGCGCTGGCCGGCGCCGGCGTGCTCTCCCTCGTGGTGGGGGCGCGCGCCGTGCCGCTCGAGGCCGTGTGGGACACCGGCCACCCGCTGCACGCGATCGTCGAGGCGCGCCTCGACCGCACCCTGCTCGGCCTCGCCGTCGGTGCCGCGCTCGGCCTCGCGGGGGCGCTGATGCAGGGGCTGACCCGCAACCCGCTGGCCGACCCCGGCATCCTGGGCGTCAACGCCGGGGCGACCTTCGCGATGGTCGTCGGGATGACGACGTTCGGCCTCACCGGGATGGTCGCCTACCTGCCGCTCGCCTTCGTGGGCGCCGCCGTGGCCGCGGCGGCCGTGCACGGCATCGCCTCCCTGGGACGCGACGGCGCCACCCCCATGAAGCTCGCGATCACCGGTGCCGCGCTCAGCGCTGGGCTGGCCAGCTGGACCACCGGCCTGCTGCTCGCCGACCGCAAGACCATGGAGTCCTTCCGCTTCTGGCAGGTCGGCACCGTCGGCGGACGCGGACCCGACGTCCTCCTCACGGGCCTGCCCCTCCTGCTCGTCGGCGCGCTGCTGGCCCTGGCCGGTGCGCGCCTGCTCGACACGCTCGCCCTCGGCGACGACCTCGCCCGCGGGCTCGGGCGCCACACGACGCGGGACCGCCTCGTCGTCGCCCTCGCGATCGTCCTGCTCGCCGGCACGGCGACCGCGCTGGCCGGACCGATCGCCTTCGTCGGCCTCGTCGTGCCCCACGTCGTACGCACCCTCGTCGGTCCCGACCACCGGCGCGTCCTGCCCTTCTCGCTGGTCGGCGGAGCGGTGCTCGTCGTGGTCGCCGACACCGTCGGTCGGATCGTGCTGCCGCCCTCGGAGGTGCAGGTCGGCATCATGGCCGCCGTCGTCGGCGTGCCCTTCTTCATCGCCCTCATCCGCCGCACGGGGAGGGCGTTGTGA
- a CDS encoding FecCD family ABC transporter permease codes for MTVTLARPTTATRPDTGAAETVRRARRGPRRHHRRLVAGLVLVLVGAFAARVLLGDYTVTVPDFLRILGGAQIPGASYIVMESKLPRAVLAVLVGIAFGVGGAIFQTTLRNPLASPDIIGVSLGASAAAVSAIALAGWSGWPVSAAAVLGALAVAVAVRAVAGDHGGFRLVLAGIGLAAAMQSVIQYVFTRVDEYDVQLVLRWLTGSVNGVAWQSIALLAVALAVLLPATAWAARSLRATELGDDTAAGLGVGRHRTDVLMLLGVLLVAVGVAAAGPVAFVAFLSGPIARALNRGRTTLLAAGLVGAVIVLAGDYAGAYAFDDLNLPVGVVTGAFGAPFLLWLLARGRTGRRAG; via the coding sequence GTGACCGTGACCCTCGCCCGACCCACCACCGCCACGCGACCGGACACCGGCGCGGCCGAGACCGTACGCCGGGCCCGCCGCGGACCCCGCCGCCACCACCGGCGCCTGGTGGCGGGGCTCGTGCTCGTCCTGGTCGGGGCATTCGCCGCGCGGGTGCTGCTCGGCGACTACACCGTCACCGTCCCCGACTTCCTGCGCATCCTCGGCGGCGCGCAGATCCCCGGCGCGTCCTACATCGTGATGGAGTCCAAGCTCCCGCGGGCCGTGCTCGCCGTGCTCGTCGGCATCGCCTTCGGCGTGGGCGGGGCGATCTTCCAGACCACCCTGCGCAACCCCCTCGCGAGCCCCGACATCATCGGTGTCAGCCTCGGCGCCAGCGCCGCCGCGGTGTCGGCCATCGCACTCGCCGGGTGGTCCGGCTGGCCGGTCTCCGCCGCCGCGGTCCTCGGCGCCCTCGCGGTCGCCGTCGCCGTGCGGGCCGTCGCCGGTGACCACGGCGGCTTCCGGCTCGTCCTGGCCGGCATCGGCCTCGCCGCGGCGATGCAGTCGGTCATCCAGTACGTCTTCACCCGCGTCGACGAGTACGACGTGCAGCTGGTGCTGCGCTGGCTCACGGGCAGCGTCAACGGCGTGGCCTGGCAGAGCATCGCGCTGCTCGCCGTCGCCCTGGCGGTGCTGCTTCCCGCCACCGCGTGGGCCGCCCGGTCGCTGCGTGCGACCGAGCTCGGCGACGACACCGCTGCCGGTCTCGGCGTCGGACGGCACCGCACCGACGTGCTGATGCTCCTCGGGGTGCTGCTCGTCGCGGTCGGGGTCGCGGCGGCGGGGCCGGTCGCGTTCGTCGCGTTCTTGTCGGGCCCGATCGCGCGGGCGCTCAACCGCGGCCGCACCACGCTCCTCGCCGCCGGCCTCGTCGGGGCCGTGATCGTGCTGGCCGGCGACTACGCCGGCGCGTACGCGTTCGACGACCTCAACCTGCCCGTCGGTGTCGTGACCGGCGCCTTCGGCGCACCGTTCCTGCTCTGGCTGCTCGCCCGCGGCCGCACCGGAAGGAGGGCGGGATGA